The DNA window CGTTTGAAGAGGAAATGGCCGATGCGGATGGCGAGGGGCTGCGCCTCGCCGCGCTCCCCCGGCACTCCTTCGGCAGCGCTCGTCAGGCTCATCGGCGCGCCACGATGCCGCAGAAGTTGTACCACTTGAAGAAGACATCGACGTGCCGGAATCCCTGCCGCTTCAGCAGATCCTCGTTCTCCTCCAGGCGATAGGGGATGAGGACGTTCTCCAGGGCTTCCCGCTTCTGGGCTATCTCCAGATCGCTGTAGCCGTTGCGGCGCTTCATCTCGTAGTAGTGCTGGATGAAGAGGCGATTGAAGGTGGAATCCTCGGCCAGGACCTTCTCCACCAGGATCAGGCAGCCATTTTGGGTGAGTCCTTCGCTGATGCTGCGGATGACACTCTCGCGATATAGCGGCCGGATGAACTGCAGGGTCAGGACCATCATGACCACCGAGGCGTCGCGCACGATGACTCCCTGGTTCAGATCGCTGTGCTGCAAATCGAAGGGCCAGGGGAAGTCCTTTTCCTCGAGCTTGCGCCGCGCGATGTCGAGCATCTCCGCGGAGGAATCGACGCCGACGAAGCGGAGGTCGATTTCGCGCGGCAGGCTCCGCGCAATCGACAGGAAGGTGGTCGCCGTGGAGCATCCCAGGTCGTAGATGGCACTGCCGGGCGCGGCGAAATCGGCGACGAGATCGCCGATCATCCTCTGGATTTCCGGGTAGAAGGGAACCGAGCGCGGCAGCATGTCATCGAAGACGCCGGCCGTTTCGGCTCCGAAATGGAAGTCGTGGATGCGCGGGAGAGGACGCGAGAAGATCGCGTCGCGCTGCTCTTGCGCCGATCCTTCCGCCTTCGCCGCGGCGGGTTTTTCGGGCCGGGAGCTCCCGATCCCGGGATCCCGCTTCACGGCGTCCTCCGGGATGTCGCCCCCCGGGCGGCTGACGGCGCATTGGCGGGAACAGCCCAGCCGAGACCTTCCAGGAGCTCCAGGCAGGCGGCCGGATCGAGCTGCTGGAACCCGTCGGAGAGGGCCTGCTCGGGGTGCGGATGCACCTCGATCATCAACCCGTCGGCGCCGGCGGCCAGGGCGGCGCGGGCGCAGGGGATCACGATGTCCCGACGGCCGAGGGCGTGGCTCACATCCACGATGACCGGCAAGGCGGTCTCCTTCTTGAGGAGCGCGATCGCCGAGATGTCGAGGGTGTTGCGCGTGGCGGTCTCGAAGGTGCGCACTCCTC is part of the Candidatus Polarisedimenticolia bacterium genome and encodes:
- the cmoA gene encoding carboxy-S-adenosyl-L-methionine synthase CmoA; translation: MKRDPGIGSSRPEKPAAAKAEGSAQEQRDAIFSRPLPRIHDFHFGAETAGVFDDMLPRSVPFYPEIQRMIGDLVADFAAPGSAIYDLGCSTATTFLSIARSLPREIDLRFVGVDSSAEMLDIARRKLEEKDFPWPFDLQHSDLNQGVIVRDASVVMMVLTLQFIRPLYRESVIRSISEGLTQNGCLILVEKVLAEDSTFNRLFIQHYYEMKRRNGYSDLEIAQKREALENVLIPYRLEENEDLLKRQGFRHVDVFFKWYNFCGIVARR